A single genomic interval of Spirosoma linguale DSM 74 harbors:
- a CDS encoding Peptidase M23 (PFAM: Peptidase M23~KEGG: cvi:CV_3353 hypothetical protein): MQLKFPHAPHVVRWSVIGLVVFGWVWSMPAAQAQQTMRDRQVLEKEKKQNLEKMNQIRTILKQTASEKQAGLGQLKALDQQIQTQSQQIGLLNKDLQLTESEIAELRRASTTLSRDLDKLRDEYGSMIYAADKRRQQVNPLGFLFAADNFNQLVARYRYLRQYSDARQSQVRQMSNVRTMLDGKQRATQRKRQEQKNTIGAKVQETKSLETLKVVKNQVVKELGQKEAELRTELAESRRAVGQLEALIKRLIVREARERAEREARERAERDRIARLEAARKAAERKRAEDAIAAAEKAGEKPAPADVAKVERPAEPEPAPKKPDERRNNNLNDEETALASSFTSSRAHLPWPVTKGFISDRFGRKPHPVLKGIYVENQGVDIQTNAGEGVRSVYDGIVQDVTSMPGMNNVVAIQHGDYFTVYAKLRSVSVRVGQRVKARESIGTVATDKNGVSEIQFQIWKEFTKLNPESWLTPR, from the coding sequence GTACTGGAGAAAGAGAAAAAACAGAATCTGGAGAAAATGAACCAGATTCGGACCATTCTGAAACAGACAGCTTCCGAAAAACAGGCCGGACTAGGCCAGTTAAAGGCTCTGGACCAGCAAATTCAGACGCAGTCGCAGCAGATTGGGTTGCTTAATAAAGATCTTCAGCTAACCGAATCGGAAATCGCCGAACTCCGGCGAGCTAGTACAACCCTATCCAGAGACCTTGATAAACTCAGGGATGAATACGGCTCCATGATTTACGCAGCCGATAAGCGCCGACAACAGGTCAATCCACTGGGTTTTTTATTTGCCGCCGATAACTTCAATCAATTGGTTGCCCGTTATCGCTATTTGCGGCAGTACTCCGATGCTCGCCAGAGTCAGGTACGGCAGATGTCGAACGTTAGGACGATGCTGGACGGTAAACAACGGGCCACTCAGCGAAAACGCCAGGAGCAAAAGAATACGATTGGGGCCAAAGTGCAGGAAACCAAAAGTCTTGAAACCCTTAAGGTAGTTAAAAACCAGGTTGTTAAGGAACTGGGGCAGAAAGAGGCCGAACTGAGAACCGAACTGGCCGAAAGCCGCCGAGCCGTTGGACAACTTGAAGCGTTGATCAAACGACTAATTGTCCGGGAAGCCCGCGAACGGGCCGAACGTGAAGCTCGCGAACGGGCTGAGCGTGACCGAATTGCCCGGCTTGAAGCCGCCCGCAAAGCAGCGGAACGCAAACGAGCTGAAGACGCCATTGCGGCTGCCGAAAAGGCCGGAGAAAAACCCGCCCCGGCCGACGTAGCCAAAGTAGAACGACCCGCAGAACCGGAACCAGCGCCGAAAAAACCGGATGAACGCCGGAATAATAACCTCAATGACGAAGAAACGGCATTGGCTTCGTCCTTTACATCATCGCGGGCGCACCTACCCTGGCCCGTAACCAAAGGCTTCATTTCTGACCGTTTCGGCCGAAAACCACACCCGGTCCTTAAGGGGATCTATGTGGAGAATCAGGGAGTTGATATTCAGACAAACGCGGGCGAGGGTGTCCGGTCGGTATACGATGGCATTGTACAGGATGTGACCAGCATGCCGGGTATGAACAATGTAGTGGCCATTCAGCATGGCGATTACTTCACGGTTTACGCCAAACTTCGCAGCGTATCGGTTCGGGTTGGGCAACGGGTAAAAGCCCGCGAATCAATCGGTACCGTAGCAACTGATAAAAACGGGGTATCCGAAATCCAGTTTCAAATCTGGAAGGAGTTTACCAAACTCAACCCCGAGTCGTGGCTCACTCCCCGCTAA
- a CDS encoding protein of unknown function DUF323 (PFAM: protein of unknown function DUF323~KEGG: lch:Lcho_3768 hypothetical protein) encodes MRLKYLLSTIAFLSGVLARTSAQTTTDFKSYTQTVPGSNQTYALVAIPGGTYMMGSPATEKGRSADEGPQHKVQIEPFYMGKYEVTWDLYDLFAFTNMEKEMAAKYTESDANLTKTDATTRPSPPYVDMSFGMGRAGYPAINMTQYAAIKFCAWLYAKTGVFFRLPTEAEWEYACRANTTTPYSFGADVKKLGEYAVFTGNSDGAYKKVGTKKPNPFGLYDMHGNVMEWTKDQYIADYYKQVASGKVKEPFAPTTTLYPNSVRGGSWDDAATVLRSAARTPSAPAWKVLDPQSPKSDWWLTSASFVGFRLVRPAKTPSEEEIKAYYDIKPIKDY; translated from the coding sequence ATGCGTCTAAAATATCTCTTATCGACCATCGCCTTTTTATCAGGTGTTCTGGCTCGTACAAGTGCCCAAACCACAACTGATTTCAAATCCTATACCCAAACCGTGCCGGGGAGTAACCAGACCTATGCGCTGGTGGCTATTCCGGGCGGAACGTACATGATGGGAAGCCCGGCCACCGAAAAAGGCCGTAGTGCCGATGAAGGCCCGCAGCATAAAGTGCAGATCGAGCCCTTCTACATGGGCAAGTATGAAGTGACCTGGGACCTGTACGACCTGTTTGCCTTTACCAATATGGAAAAGGAGATGGCCGCTAAGTACACCGAGTCAGACGCAAATCTGACAAAAACAGATGCCACTACCCGCCCTAGCCCTCCTTATGTCGATATGTCGTTTGGCATGGGGCGCGCGGGCTATCCGGCCATTAACATGACTCAGTATGCAGCTATTAAGTTCTGCGCCTGGCTTTATGCCAAAACAGGCGTGTTCTTTCGGTTACCTACCGAAGCCGAGTGGGAGTATGCTTGCCGGGCCAATACCACAACGCCCTATTCATTCGGCGCTGACGTTAAGAAACTTGGCGAATACGCCGTGTTTACGGGCAATAGCGACGGGGCTTATAAAAAAGTAGGAACCAAAAAGCCGAATCCATTTGGCTTGTACGACATGCACGGCAACGTAATGGAGTGGACAAAGGATCAATACATCGCCGATTATTACAAGCAGGTGGCCAGTGGCAAAGTAAAAGAGCCTTTTGCACCAACTACAACGCTTTACCCCAATTCCGTACGGGGTGGCTCCTGGGATGATGCCGCTACCGTACTTCGGTCGGCTGCCCGGACGCCCTCGGCCCCGGCCTGGAAAGTACTTGACCCCCAAAGCCCCAAATCGGATTGGTGGCTGACTTCGGCCTCGTTTGTGGGTTTCCGGCTGGTTCGCCCCGCCAAAACGCCCAGTGAGGAAGAGATCAAGGCGTACTACGATATTAAACCGATAAAGGACTATTAA
- a CDS encoding Aldehyde Dehydrogenase (PFAM: Aldehyde Dehydrogenase~KEGG: tgr:Tgr7_0333 aldehyde dehydrogenase) — MFTSINPYSQKRIQTYRADSVPAIERKLKQADRAFADWSALSLPERTDYLRKVGQYLTANKQRYGELITAEMGKTMKEAIGEVEKCAATCTFYADHADAFLANQSIQSDRTDGPAEKSFVTYQPLGVVLAIMPWNFPFWQVMRFAIPGLIAGNVGLLKHAPNVFGCSLAIEEAFRECGLPTGVFQSLLVDVPVVEDLLKDKRVKAVTLTGSGRAGSSVAGIAGREIKKSVLELGGSDALIVLADADLDKAAEVAVKSRMQNAGQSCIAAKRFIIEKSVKKAFTERVLHQISQIRQGDPMDEATTMGPMARLDLADSIERQYQQTLAKGAKRLTGGEREGCNVQPILLDNVKPGMAAFDEETFGPLAVLIDAKDEVDAIRLANHSDFGLGSAIWTQDLDRAERLAYQIQAGSVFINGLMRSDARVPFGGIKMSGFGRELSEAGIKEFTNVKTIWVEKS, encoded by the coding sequence ATGTTTACGTCCATAAATCCGTACTCACAGAAACGCATTCAAACTTATCGAGCCGATAGCGTCCCTGCTATCGAGCGAAAACTTAAACAAGCCGACCGGGCCTTTGCCGACTGGTCGGCTTTATCGCTTCCGGAGCGTACAGATTATTTACGCAAAGTCGGGCAGTATTTAACCGCCAACAAACAACGATACGGCGAGTTGATAACGGCCGAAATGGGGAAGACGATGAAAGAAGCCATTGGTGAAGTCGAGAAATGTGCCGCCACCTGTACGTTCTACGCCGACCATGCCGATGCTTTTCTCGCCAACCAGTCCATACAATCGGACCGTACCGACGGACCGGCCGAAAAGAGCTTTGTCACCTACCAGCCATTGGGGGTTGTGCTGGCTATTATGCCGTGGAATTTTCCATTTTGGCAGGTCATGCGCTTTGCCATTCCAGGCCTGATTGCTGGCAATGTGGGTTTGCTCAAGCACGCGCCTAATGTATTCGGCTGTTCGCTGGCTATTGAAGAAGCTTTTCGGGAATGCGGGTTGCCGACGGGCGTTTTTCAATCGCTGTTGGTGGATGTTCCAGTGGTGGAAGACTTATTGAAAGACAAACGGGTAAAAGCCGTGACGCTTACGGGCAGCGGGCGCGCCGGTTCGTCGGTTGCGGGTATTGCCGGACGGGAAATCAAAAAGTCGGTGCTGGAACTAGGCGGCTCCGACGCGCTGATCGTTCTGGCCGATGCTGATCTGGACAAAGCGGCCGAGGTAGCCGTGAAGTCGCGCATGCAAAACGCCGGACAAAGCTGCATTGCCGCTAAACGGTTTATTATTGAAAAGTCCGTGAAAAAAGCTTTCACCGAACGGGTGCTGCATCAGATCAGTCAAATCCGGCAGGGCGACCCTATGGATGAAGCGACCACGATGGGGCCAATGGCGCGGCTCGATCTGGCCGATTCCATTGAGCGGCAATATCAGCAGACGCTCGCTAAAGGAGCTAAACGACTGACGGGCGGTGAGCGCGAAGGGTGTAATGTGCAGCCGATACTGCTGGACAACGTGAAGCCCGGCATGGCGGCTTTCGACGAGGAAACCTTCGGGCCACTGGCCGTTCTGATCGACGCTAAAGATGAAGTGGACGCTATTCGACTGGCAAATCACTCTGATTTTGGCCTCGGCTCGGCCATCTGGACGCAGGATCTGGACAGGGCAGAGCGGCTGGCCTACCAGATTCAGGCGGGGTCCGTTTTTATCAATGGGCTCATGCGCTCCGATGCCCGCGTGCCTTTTGGTGGTATCAAAATGTCAGGCTTTGGCCGCGAATTATCGGAAGCGGGTATCAAAGAATTTACGAATGTGAAAACGATCTGGGTAGAGAAAAGCTAG
- a CDS encoding aminotransferase class I and II (PFAM: aminotransferase class I and II~KEGG: mno:Mnod_1959 aminotransferase class I and II): MSATLDTVSLLADRINALEESSTLAMTKKARELAAQGHKVISLSVGEPDFKTPAHICEAAKKAIDDGFHGYSPVAGYPDLRKAIADKFKRDNNIDWKPENIVVSTGAKHSLANVIQVLVNPGDEVIIFSPYWVSYSEMVKLAEGKAVVVDGSFENNFKVTPEQFEAAITDRTKIVMYASPNNPTGSIYSEAELRAIADVVARHENVHVLADEIYEYINFTPEGHFSIGSIPEIAERVITVNGVAKGYAMTGWRIGYIGAAKWIADGVEKLQGQVTSGTNSIAQKATVAALNGPKEPSMEMAQAYHRRRDLVVGLLKEVPHFRTNVPEGAFYAFPDISYYYGKSDGTTTIQNSDDFAAWLLNTAYVATVAGSGFGAPDCLRISTAASDESLVEAVQRIKDAVATLK, from the coding sequence ATGTCTGCCACGCTTGACACCGTGAGTTTGTTAGCCGACCGCATCAACGCGCTGGAAGAGTCGTCCACGCTGGCGATGACCAAAAAGGCTCGTGAATTGGCCGCTCAGGGCCACAAAGTAATTAGCCTGAGCGTTGGGGAGCCGGATTTTAAAACACCCGCACACATTTGCGAAGCGGCCAAGAAAGCCATTGACGATGGTTTCCACGGCTATTCGCCCGTTGCCGGTTATCCTGACCTTCGTAAAGCGATTGCTGATAAATTCAAGCGCGACAATAATATCGACTGGAAACCCGAGAATATTGTTGTGTCGACCGGTGCCAAGCACTCGCTGGCAAACGTCATTCAGGTGCTGGTAAACCCCGGCGACGAAGTAATCATTTTCTCACCCTACTGGGTTAGTTATTCCGAAATGGTGAAACTGGCCGAAGGTAAAGCGGTTGTGGTGGATGGTAGCTTTGAAAATAACTTCAAAGTAACACCGGAGCAGTTTGAAGCCGCCATTACCGACCGGACCAAGATTGTAATGTACGCATCGCCCAATAACCCAACGGGTTCGATCTACTCAGAAGCCGAACTTCGCGCCATTGCCGATGTAGTAGCCCGTCACGAGAATGTGCACGTGCTGGCCGATGAAATTTACGAATACATCAACTTCACCCCCGAAGGACACTTTAGTATCGGATCGATTCCTGAAATTGCTGAGCGGGTCATCACGGTGAATGGCGTGGCTAAAGGTTATGCCATGACGGGCTGGCGGATCGGGTACATTGGTGCCGCCAAATGGATTGCCGATGGCGTTGAAAAACTACAGGGTCAGGTAACGTCCGGAACCAACTCTATTGCCCAGAAGGCTACGGTCGCTGCCTTGAATGGTCCGAAAGAACCATCCATGGAAATGGCCCAGGCTTACCATCGCCGTCGTGATCTGGTTGTGGGCTTGCTGAAAGAAGTACCTCATTTCCGTACAAACGTGCCGGAAGGGGCTTTCTACGCCTTCCCTGATATCAGCTATTACTACGGGAAGTCGGATGGAACGACAACGATTCAAAACTCGGATGATTTCGCTGCCTGGCTGTTAAACACGGCATATGTGGCCACCGTTGCCGGTTCGGGTTTTGGCGCTCCTGATTGCCTACGCATTTCGACGGCAGCATCTGATGAATCACTGGTCGAAGCCGTACAACGCATTAAAGATGCTGTTGCAACGTTGAAATAA
- a CDS encoding 2-amino-4-hydroxy-6-hydroxymethyldihydropteridine pyrophosphokinase (KEGG: gme:Gmet_0495 7,8-dihydro-6- hydroxymethylpterin-pyrophosphokinase~TIGRFAM:2-amino-4-hydroxy-6-hydroxymethyldihydropter idinepyrophosphokinase~PFAM: 78-dihydro-6-hydroxymethylpterin- pyrophosphokinase HPPK), producing MKTILLLGANLGDRVQTLNRSVDLISERVGTIAQQSAFYETAPWGVTDQPAYVNQVLVVETALKPDDVLAQTQGIEQALGRVRLEKWGARVIDIDILYYDQLIQQTDTLTIPHPFLHQRRFTLVPLAEIAPDFMHPVLQKTTLELLADCEDEGEVMLVY from the coding sequence TTGAAAACTATTCTTCTCCTCGGCGCAAACCTCGGCGACCGTGTTCAGACGCTTAACCGGTCCGTAGATCTGATTTCAGAGCGTGTTGGAACGATAGCTCAGCAGTCGGCTTTCTACGAAACGGCTCCCTGGGGCGTTACCGACCAACCCGCTTATGTGAATCAGGTGCTCGTCGTTGAAACTGCGCTGAAGCCCGACGATGTTCTTGCACAGACGCAGGGTATCGAGCAGGCACTCGGTCGGGTGAGACTGGAAAAGTGGGGTGCCCGCGTCATTGATATTGACATACTGTATTACGACCAGCTCATTCAGCAAACGGATACACTTACCATTCCGCATCCGTTTCTACACCAGCGACGCTTTACGCTCGTGCCACTGGCAGAAATAGCCCCGGATTTTATGCATCCTGTTTTACAGAAAACGACCCTTGAGTTACTGGCTGATTGTGAAGACGAAGGAGAGGTGATGCTAGTGTATTGA
- a CDS encoding SNARE associated Golgi protein-like protein (PFAM: SNARE associated Golgi protein~KEGG: afw:Anae109_1317 SNARE associated Golgi protein) produces MDQIIAFFQTLLDSEDIIRTGGLVLITLIVFVENGIFFGFFLPGDYLLFLSGVFAGIKLLNVPLWLLLTCVFAAAVLGSLTGYLTGYYFGGRIKNRPDSLFFKQKYIENTREAFIKYGNSALIVSRFLPIVRTFAPLLAGLIHMPPRFFMLYNVIGGAIWVITLVGGGFFFGERFPGIVHYVQYIIFFFLAVTTFTVVKGYLNARKEKKAEVNPD; encoded by the coding sequence ATGGATCAGATTATAGCTTTTTTCCAGACACTACTCGACTCCGAGGACATTATCCGAACGGGTGGTCTTGTACTAATTACGCTGATTGTCTTCGTTGAAAACGGCATTTTCTTCGGCTTCTTCCTGCCGGGCGACTACCTGCTTTTTCTGTCGGGTGTGTTTGCGGGGATAAAGCTGTTAAACGTACCCCTATGGCTTTTACTGACCTGCGTTTTTGCAGCTGCGGTTTTAGGGTCGCTGACAGGCTATCTGACAGGCTATTATTTTGGTGGACGAATTAAGAACCGGCCCGATTCGCTATTTTTCAAACAGAAATACATCGAAAACACCCGCGAAGCCTTTATCAAATACGGAAACAGTGCCCTGATCGTATCCCGGTTTCTGCCCATTGTCCGGACGTTTGCCCCGCTGCTGGCGGGCCTTATTCACATGCCGCCCCGCTTTTTTATGCTCTACAACGTTATTGGTGGCGCTATCTGGGTAATTACGCTCGTGGGGGGTGGCTTCTTCTTCGGGGAGCGGTTCCCGGGAATTGTCCATTATGTTCAATACATCATTTTCTTCTTCCTGGCCGTAACCACGTTCACGGTTGTGAAAGGCTATCTGAACGCCCGTAAAGAAAAGAAAGCCGAAGTAAATCCTGACTAG
- a CDS encoding pseudouridine synthase (PFAM: pseudouridine synthase~KEGG: sfu:Sfum_1153 pseudouridine synthase) yields the protein MKKKPFQVVYEDNHLLIVNKDPGILVQGDRTGDITLLDVLKDYIKEKYNKPGEVFLGLVHRLDRPVSGLVVFARTSKALERMNEIFRKRQVQKTYWAVVRRKPPKDSDKLVNWLIKDEQKNQVTVYDYEVPKSQKAELSYRVLGKINEHYLLEVNPITGRPHQIRSQLAHMGCPIRGDIKYGYDRAVADKKIYLHARRLYFIHPIKQAGAEDRPIICKAGLPNDPFWEEFLELDTEIYNDKNLDITFE from the coding sequence ATGAAAAAGAAACCATTTCAGGTGGTTTACGAAGACAATCACCTGCTTATCGTTAATAAGGACCCCGGTATTCTGGTACAGGGCGACCGCACGGGCGATATTACCCTGCTGGACGTACTTAAGGACTATATAAAAGAGAAGTACAACAAACCCGGTGAAGTCTTTCTGGGCCTCGTTCACCGGCTCGACCGCCCCGTAAGCGGGCTGGTTGTGTTTGCGCGCACCTCGAAAGCGCTGGAACGCATGAACGAAATTTTCCGAAAACGCCAGGTCCAAAAAACGTACTGGGCTGTAGTCCGGCGTAAACCACCGAAAGATTCGGATAAACTGGTTAACTGGCTTATCAAAGATGAACAGAAAAACCAGGTAACGGTCTATGATTACGAAGTGCCCAAGTCGCAGAAAGCCGAACTTTCGTACCGGGTGCTTGGCAAAATCAACGAACATTACCTGCTCGAAGTGAACCCGATTACGGGTCGTCCCCACCAGATTCGATCACAACTGGCGCATATGGGTTGCCCGATTCGGGGCGATATTAAATATGGGTACGACCGGGCTGTTGCAGACAAGAAAATTTACTTACACGCCCGTCGGCTGTATTTCATTCACCCGATCAAGCAGGCCGGAGCCGAAGATCGACCTATTATTTGCAAAGCGGGTTTACCGAATGACCCGTTCTGGGAAGAGTTTCTCGAACTGGATACCGAGATATACAATGACAAGAATTTGGATATCACCTTCGAGTAA
- a CDS encoding 3-methyl-2-oxobutanoatehydroxymethyltransferase (KEGG: sat:SYN_02773 3-methyl-2-oxobutanoate hydroxymethyltransferase~TIGRFAM: 3-methyl-2-oxobutanoate hydroxymethyltransferase~PFAM: Ketopantoate hydroxymethyltransferase): MSVHNPDIKRVTTHTIQELKNKGEKISALTAYDYSMAKAVDAAGVELILVGDSASNVMAGHETTLPITLDQMIYHACSVVRGVKRALVVVDLPFGSYQGNSTEALRSAIRIMKESGAHAVKMEGGLEIKESIVRILSAGVPVMGHLGLTPQSIYKFGTYAVRAKEEAEAQKLIDDAHMLEDIGCFGLVLEKIPAALTKTVSESLTIPTIGIGAGPDADGQILVVHDLLGITNEFKPRFLRRYADLHKIMTEAIAHYVDDVKTNDFPNEKEAY, from the coding sequence ATGTCTGTTCATAATCCCGATATCAAACGCGTTACGACGCATACAATTCAGGAACTGAAGAATAAAGGCGAGAAAATATCGGCATTAACCGCCTATGACTACTCCATGGCCAAGGCGGTCGATGCCGCCGGAGTGGAGCTGATATTAGTAGGCGACTCGGCCTCCAATGTTATGGCTGGCCACGAAACAACGCTGCCCATCACCCTCGACCAGATGATCTATCACGCCTGTTCGGTGGTGCGGGGTGTTAAGCGGGCTCTGGTGGTGGTCGACCTACCCTTTGGTTCTTACCAGGGTAACTCAACGGAAGCCCTGCGGTCGGCCATTCGGATCATGAAAGAATCGGGTGCCCATGCCGTAAAAATGGAAGGCGGGCTGGAAATCAAAGAATCTATTGTCCGGATTTTAAGCGCGGGCGTACCCGTCATGGGGCATCTGGGCCTGACACCCCAGTCCATTTACAAGTTTGGTACCTACGCCGTACGCGCCAAAGAAGAAGCCGAAGCCCAGAAGTTGATCGACGATGCACACATGCTTGAAGATATTGGCTGTTTCGGGCTGGTACTCGAAAAAATCCCGGCGGCATTGACCAAAACAGTTTCGGAAAGCCTTACCATTCCAACGATTGGTATTGGTGCTGGCCCCGACGCCGATGGGCAGATTCTTGTTGTTCATGACCTGCTTGGCATCACTAATGAATTCAAGCCCCGGTTTTTGCGCCGGTACGCCGATCTGCATAAAATCATGACCGAGGCCATCGCTCATTACGTAGACGATGTGAAAACCAACGACTTCCCGAACGAGAAAGAAGCGTATTGA
- a CDS encoding ABC transporter related protein (PFAM: ABC transporter related~SMART: AAA ATPase~KEGG: ABC(ATP-binding) family transporter), whose protein sequence is MNYLSAENLSKTYGDRTLFKNLTFGINRGDKVAIVGANGSGKTTLLSILAGAMPPDAGLVSHRKDISIGYLDQQPDFNDALTVMEVVLAGESAQLDAVRAYEHALAHEDNKGLEQAMADMEKLEAWDYEAQIRQILGELGIQDFEQIVGSLSGGQRKRVALARVLIQNPDLIILDEPTNHLDLEAIEYLENYLNTNNGTLLMVSHDRYFLDRVCNQIAEMDNGQLYTYKGNYAYFLEKKDEREAAAASELTKDRNTFRRELEWMRRQPKARGTKAQYRIDAFEDLKEKTSGKKNDGDLDLNLRMARLGSKILEVENLSKRFGEKVLLDHFTYTFKRPDRVGLIGKNGMGKTTLMNMLTGQLRPDSGKISTGGTVKFGYYTQTELDLPENQRVIDVVQDVAEVMKLANGDTITATQLLSRFLFDRSKQYDFVAKLSGGEKRRLQLLLVLVQNPNFLILDEPTNDLDITTLNVLEDFLINFPGCVLIVTHDRYFMDRLVEHVFVMEGEGKVRDYPGNYTDYREWRDSQPKANARPGKPATADVKSQATAPVVSSVPTNQNGAKRKLSFKEIREYETLEKDIESLEQRKTEIVSLLNTGGHHEQLIAWSREIEQIDQTIAEKSDRWLELAEYI, encoded by the coding sequence ATGAATTATCTCTCAGCCGAAAATTTATCAAAAACCTACGGCGACCGTACTCTGTTTAAGAACCTCACGTTTGGCATTAACCGGGGTGATAAAGTAGCTATTGTTGGTGCCAATGGCTCCGGCAAAACAACGTTACTGTCCATTCTGGCTGGCGCCATGCCGCCCGATGCGGGCCTTGTGAGTCACCGTAAAGACATCAGCATCGGCTACCTCGACCAGCAGCCCGACTTCAATGATGCCCTGACCGTGATGGAAGTTGTGCTGGCGGGCGAAAGCGCTCAGCTCGATGCTGTGCGGGCTTATGAGCATGCGCTGGCTCACGAAGACAATAAAGGTCTCGAACAAGCCATGGCCGACATGGAGAAACTCGAAGCCTGGGATTACGAAGCGCAGATCCGGCAAATCCTGGGTGAATTAGGCATCCAGGATTTCGAGCAAATTGTGGGCTCGCTATCCGGTGGCCAGCGCAAACGCGTTGCGCTGGCGCGGGTACTCATTCAAAACCCCGATCTGATCATTCTGGATGAGCCGACCAACCACCTCGATCTGGAAGCTATCGAATACCTCGAAAATTACCTGAACACAAACAACGGTACACTGCTGATGGTCTCGCACGACCGGTATTTTCTCGACCGGGTCTGCAATCAGATTGCCGAGATGGACAACGGGCAGTTGTACACGTACAAGGGTAATTACGCGTATTTTCTGGAGAAAAAAGACGAGCGGGAAGCAGCCGCAGCCTCCGAACTGACCAAAGACCGCAACACCTTCCGGCGGGAACTGGAATGGATGCGTCGGCAACCCAAAGCGCGGGGTACCAAAGCGCAGTACCGCATTGATGCCTTTGAAGACCTCAAAGAAAAGACCAGCGGCAAGAAGAACGACGGCGATCTGGACCTGAATCTGCGCATGGCCCGGCTGGGCAGCAAAATTCTGGAAGTCGAGAATCTGAGCAAACGCTTCGGCGAGAAAGTACTGCTCGACCATTTTACGTACACCTTCAAACGCCCCGACCGCGTTGGGTTGATCGGCAAGAACGGCATGGGTAAAACCACGCTGATGAACATGCTGACGGGGCAACTTCGGCCCGACTCCGGTAAGATCAGCACGGGGGGCACCGTTAAGTTTGGCTACTACACTCAAACCGAACTGGACCTCCCCGAAAACCAGCGTGTTATTGACGTGGTGCAGGATGTGGCCGAAGTGATGAAACTGGCCAACGGCGATACCATCACGGCCACGCAGCTCCTGAGCCGGTTTCTGTTCGACCGATCCAAGCAGTATGATTTTGTTGCCAAACTGAGCGGGGGCGAAAAACGGCGTCTGCAACTTTTACTGGTGCTGGTTCAAAACCCGAACTTCCTGATTCTGGATGAGCCTACCAATGATCTCGATATTACCACGCTGAACGTATTGGAGGACTTTTTAATTAACTTCCCCGGCTGTGTGCTCATTGTTACGCACGACCGGTACTTCATGGATCGGCTGGTTGAGCACGTGTTTGTGATGGAGGGCGAGGGAAAAGTGCGGGATTATCCGGGCAACTACACAGATTACCGGGAGTGGCGGGATTCGCAACCCAAAGCTAATGCACGGCCGGGTAAACCAGCAACGGCCGATGTTAAGAGCCAGGCAACGGCTCCCGTCGTTTCGTCGGTACCGACGAATCAGAACGGAGCAAAACGTAAGCTATCTTTCAAGGAAATTCGGGAGTACGAAACACTTGAAAAAGATATTGAGTCGCTGGAGCAACGGAAAACTGAGATTGTGAGTCTCCTCAACACGGGTGGCCACCATGAACAGTTGATAGCGTGGTCGCGGGAGATCGAACAGATTGACCAGACCATTGCCGAGAAATCAGACCGCTGGCTGGAGCTGGCGGAGTATATTTAA